The Rosa chinensis cultivar Old Blush chromosome 7, RchiOBHm-V2, whole genome shotgun sequence DNA segment ACCATGACGTGGATTTCCTGTGGCACAGCAGCCTGATTTATTGCTGAAATTATTAGGCGCTGCTGCGAACATGGTCCACACTTTACCCCAATGCAccttcagaagaaaaaaaaaaaaattagggtaAAAATACAGGAAAGGGAGAAGTTAAGGCCATAGATTGGTTTCACGAATTTGAGGCTACTGaacccttttcttttgtttggcaAAACACTAGGGTTAAGAACAAGTTTTGGAAACAAAGCAAATTCATGTCATTTGCGGAATCTAAATCTTTAAGGATTATAGTTGACGGTTAGtgaattttaaattaatttttctgTGCATTGTGCATTGATTACGAAATATAGGGACTATAATTAAATTGTTATTGCTAATCTTTTGAAGAAGGAATTGTTAGATTCTGAACATCCTTCTTTGTTATAACATATCACATCATGATTTGGTTCCCTACCATTAATACGCATTTTTTGATTGCAAGCATTCTCAAAAACTGTTGGAGAATGTTAGTTCCACAATCCAAACGAGATCTAGAGGGGTTAACCATCAGATCTCAATATTCTACTCTTTTTCTCGGTCCTCAACCAATCATTTCCACCACCGACTTTCCCCTACAGTCAAAAGGGTAAGTTGAAGATTTACACCTTGAAAGGGCCAAAATGCAACAGCAATGGTGCTTTTCTTCATTATGGAAACAGTACCTTCAACGAACTGCACCTTCCCCAGGATGTTCCACACACCCAGAGTAGCGATCAGAAAGCCAACCATGAATTCTAGAAACATATGCATGGATTATCTTGTTCGCTATGGCAAACAAACAATTACAAAGCTACGCTGGACTCGGCTCAGGACTTGTAGTCATGTAGAGATGATGATGACTTATCCAAATGGGATTTACTACGGGTGCAAGACTATAGCAGGGAGGCCTCCCATGGCTTTAGTCATTAAATGGTGACTGAAGAAGAGTTGTACACACCCAATTAGAAACAACACTGGCTTGACAAAATGCCACAGGGCTCCATTTAACTGCTGTGGTTTTCTATTCTTTAATGCTTATGGTATTGATGTACAGAATCTTCGACAGCAATTTTGAATACAGCCATCCACAATTTACAGAGAACTAGTCCGTATCTAGTAAATTTGCCAAAAACAGTCTCTCTCTAGTATCAATATCATATCAATAAATTAGTGTAGACCTTCTTTTAACAGACCAGAATTATGTAGTAGTTTCACAACAAGCTTAACCTGCATGTAAAGAAGTACTTAGCATCACCAAAGCGGAGACAGAAAATTGAAAATGACCCAAGGGTGTACGTTAGCTGAATGATGAGCAATCCTCAAATATAAATGCAATCACCTGAGATGATTCACGGACTAGAAGTCCTATGGCCTTCCGGACACTTTTATTCATCAGGTAATGGCAGTTATCAGTTGCCACAGGGATATCACCTCTCTGGGCTCTCTGTGCTTAAATAGGTTCAACAGCAGCAACTATTTACTGTGACAATGCTGAATGTTACTTTTCTGTATTTTATATACcaggaaaaaatatatatatataaagagggATCCCTCTTTTTAAGATATAGGGATTGCAATCAGAAATTTATATAGACCATTCATGACAATAACCAAAGGATAGTTAAGACTTGAGATGTCAATGAGTAAACGCTACAGGCCAGCACTCAGTATGAACCTCAAGATAGAACTAATGAACTACAAAACATTTACCATGCACAGCCCCCACGGTCTGCCCTCACCCATTTTCGCCCAAAAAAGGAGAGGAAAAAATATAACGCTTCTGTTTTCTCACAGATGCTCACACACAAACAAAAATACTATAATGCTTAATGTTGTTATGGATCCATCAGGCTTGGTTTTATCTAGTGTAAGATGACATAGGGCCTGTGTCTATTTCAGTAACTAGTCACCAAACAAATGTACTTCATTAATGAAATTAATAAACTATCATGTATTTGCTCAAGGTAAAGCTATGGCATAGTGAACTCACTGATAGATACATGGCACCGAAGTTTCTCCATTTCTAATCTCCAGTGCTATCCTAACATTACCTCGATGACTCACCATTAGTAAGCTTCTATATTGTCAATCACACATTCATATCTTCCAGACAAGGACTCTGAATTGCAATTACTATGACTAATAACTAGGATACATGTTTACCCAATAAGAAGTAGGATATGCATCACTCACTTTTATAGTTACGATTCTTCCAGTGGTACTGAATTCAAACTCTCTGCAGGAAACACTTTTCAGGCAGTTTGCGTCTCTTCTTTTCAGTTGGGATTTGAAGTGATGAAAGCTAGTACTGTCAAAAGACAAATGTCAGAATGTGCATGAGTCACATTTTAATTCTTCAATACcttttatattaaaaaagattaatattttaattttatctcaAATACACATAAGTACTAATTACTAACGTAACATAAATGGATGGAAAACACTGGATTTGACTGAGAGGGGATTAATGAAAAATAGGAGAGTTTGCATTTGCACAGAAGTCAAGGGACATTTCAGATTTCAGCAATTAAACCTAAATAGAATGATTAAAACTGTAATTGCATTCCAAGAATTGAGTCCCCTAGAGTATCAAATTATGTCCCTTCAACAAACCTTTCCTTCCAACTTTTAGGATCCATGTTCATACCACACTGATTTTGAAACCTTCTAGGTATAGATTCCAGTCAGACCATGACTTTTTATACCAGAAAATTCAAGGATTCCCACTGCCGAGgttgaagaaaacaaagttccTTTAAAAAATAACAACGGCTCATTTTGTACATGTAGATTTCAGTTCTTCAATTCATATGAAAATATTAATTTCCAAATCAAGTGCACAATTCCTATTCCCAACTCTCAAGTACAATCTGGCCAAACAAAAGCACTTAACGAAAAGCATAGGCTGTCCTCTtctatcttttctttctctttgtatGGTTTAATGTTTCCAATAACACAAAGTAGGTACAAATTATGTAGTCCCACTAATGCACAAACGGCAGGAAATGCCATATGCAAATAGAGCAACTCATACAAAATGCAACCTCTGATATGCATGTCTCAAATGTTTCTACTTGTCAGAGCAAGAACTTGACAAAATAAAGTAGAAGTTGAATTTAAAAGCTTTTGGACACAAAACGTAGTATTTCTGAAAGTATCAGCGGGGGAACTGTGCGAAAATCAGATACCAAACTAAAGAGTTACAAAAAAGTTATTGATTGATAGATGTGTTAAAAAGCTTCACACAGTTAGTATCTTATGTAAGACACTATACTAAATGTAGAGGAAAAACCAAATCTTCAAGGCCAATCTTATATACAGAAGATTCACACAATTAGTATCTCTTTTGTTTAGATTGAAAAGCAGTAATACTTTACTTTAAATTAAcagaaccaaaaataaaatgacTAGTATGTATGTAGAGAAATTAGATTGTAACTGCAGCTAGAGCTAATTAACCATGAAACTCTTGCAGAGAATCATCTATTAAGGTAGAGTGGGGCATTTAGAAACTACTGCGATAAAACCACACCATCAATCTAACCAAAGGCAACCAATCATATTTAAGCAAAATAGTGGAAACAAATTGGTATTACTTTATGAAGTGAACAGAAAGCCAAAGTTTAGCTAACCCTCACTGCAGAAGCTGACTTTTTCAAGCTTCAAGAAATGCACGAGCAATAAATGGGTTAGATTTATCAAGGGAGGTAGCATCCAAACTGCATCCATCCCTCTCAGTGAACTGCATGACTAAAAGTGATATCTTTCTAGGTTTCACCTCTGAGATACCCTGAAAATAAACCCCAGCAAAATAATATAGCATAGATGAGACAATTGGATAGCTAAAGAAAAAAACCATGTAAGATAATAGAGAGAATTGAGATGAGAAATGACGATACCTCAGGCGTGAACCTGTGAAAGTAAAATCCCCAAATAAAAGATTTATTTCTATTTGTTTAGGAAGAGGGACTTGTTCTCCCAAAATAATGCACCAATTCTAGGTGTCTGAACAACAACTTCTCCAGGTTTTGATTTCCCCCACAATTCAATTTATACTATTAATTGGGTGCGAATAACACACTAGCTAAATGCTCAAACAATCCATTAATAAATACCaaagcaaataaataaataaaaagtaccTAGAAGCTAGAATGTAAACGTTAAAAAGTTTAATCAGTAGACTAAGCCAGATCACATCTACGAGACCCAAACTGACCTAAACCGTTCATTATAGTCAAATTATGATATTATGACTGCaatataaagaagaagaaaaaattgaaagtGGGAGGGATAGAGAGTGTATCTTTAACGTTACCAAATGGAAATGACTTCGTATCCACCGAGTGGAGTCACAATGAACACGGGACCGTTCTGCTTATAATAACACTATTACACTTATCTTCCATGCAGGAATGAAACATGAAGACAGTATGGCAAATGAATGCTCATGGGGTTTAGAAAGCACTTATAAATCGcgatgcaataatcatcaattcatatcaattaattctgttgcatttttttttttttaaagtccaTGCATGGCTATGGCTTTGAAAGGTGGTAAACTGGCAAGGGGGAAGCAAGACACACCCGACCAGGCCATAACCTAGCTAATTGCTTATGGGAGCAGATCAATCTCATACTGCGGATATTATTATGCTTTCTGTGAGTATTACAGTGGAAAGGGATTGAATTATAATACAGATTTTTCCATGTTCTCTCTGTCTGATTTATATATTATTCGTGTGCAGAAAAATAGAATAAGATATATTCTACTGATAGATAGACTAATAGACAGGATACAGAGAGACAAGTAATGAGCAAGATGAACACAATCTCAGTTGCAGAAGGTTCAAACTCTATTGCCACCATTGAAACATGTAATAACGGTATGCAAATCACCATAGTAGGGGTCTCATAGCAGAATTAGCTACTTAACGATAACAGCAAGTACGTTTTAGCAAGAGAAgggaaagataaaaaaataaaaagataacaTAGTAGACAGTTAATTAACGACAAAGCCGAAACAGGTGCTCATTAGTGGACAAGCCTTTATATAACAACTCCAAACCTTCACTACAGAATAAAATGCAATAGCAAGCATTCATAGTCATAGGGTCATACAAAAACTAATTAGTactatcatcatcacttcactaTTAGACTGATTCACTCACTCAGACTCAGACAGTGAGAGAAGCACCATTGTCAGCTGGTGTAAGATGCAATATCATCGTAGCAGCCTTGACGGCCCAAACCCGAGGCTCCGGGTAACTATCCATATTCTGCGGCCCAAAGCAGGAAACAAGCATATCAGTGTGTATAACCCCGGGATTGAGAGCCACAGTGGCCATGTCCTTTGGCAACTCCTTGGCCACCGACCGGGTCAAACCCTCCACGGCCCATTTGGAGGCACAGTAAGGCGCCACGTGTGCGGCACCGGATCTGCCCCAGCCGGAAGACATGTTGACTATGATTCCGGTGGCCGGACCGGGATCCCTCTTGAGCATCAGAGGAATGAAGTGGCGCAACACGTTGGCGACCCCCTTGACATTGGTGTCGACGACGCTGTCGAACTCCTCGGCCGGAACCTCCCAgagcttgttgttgttgttgatgacTCCGGCATTGTTTACTATGATATCCGGGACTCCCTTCTTCTCCATCACAACCCGAGCCAGCTCTTGGACGCTGCTATTCGAGCTCTGCAAAAGTTCAATC contains these protein-coding regions:
- the LOC112180417 gene encoding NADPH-dependent pterin aldehyde reductase, translated to MNVVASKGAANGSRTVLITGVSKGLGRALAVEMAKRGHTVIGCSRSQDKLTSLQSELSDKHLFLSADVSSNSSVQELARVVMEKKGVPDIIVNNAGVINNNNKLWEVPAEEFDSVVDTNVKGVANVLRHFIPLMLKRDPGPATGIIVNMSSGWGRSGAAHVAPYCASKWAVEGLTRSVAKELPKDMATVALNPGVIHTDMLVSCFGPQNMDSYPEPRVWAVKAATMILHLTPADNGASLTV